One stretch of Nodularia sp. LEGE 06071 DNA includes these proteins:
- a CDS encoding radical SAM protein codes for MTSSLFASERLLFTPTTPNTDAIPLIFAFPNEYTVGITSLGYQVVWATLAMREDVQVSRLFTDIQEQLPRNPEIVGFSISWELDYVNILNLLESLDIPIRATSRNDSHPIIFGGGPVLTANPEPFADFFDIVLLGDGENLLPNFIETYKEVRNASREIQLKALAQVPGIYVPSLYAVEYQAKDGELKSIKPIFPEIPPVVQKQTYRGNILSTSTVVTEKAAWENIYMVEVVRSCPEMCRFCMASYLTLPFRTASLEESLIPAIEKGLAVTNRLGLLGASVTQHPEFEALLDYISQPKYDDVRLSIASVRTNTVTVQLAETLAKRDTRSLTIAVESGSEKVRQIVNKKLHNDEIIQAAINAKAGGLKGLKLYGMAGIPGEEPEDLEQTVAMMRNIKKAAPGLRLTFGCSTFVPKAHTPFQWFGVNRQAEKRLQMLQKQLKPQGIEFRPESYNWSIIQALISRGDRRLSQLLELTREFGDSLGSYKRAFKQLKGQIPDLEYYVHSNWSTEQILPWNHLQGPLPQSTLLKHLAEATSHFNSTPKELQPLNAKYC; via the coding sequence CTATTTACCCCCACAACCCCCAACACCGATGCTATCCCGCTAATTTTTGCCTTTCCCAACGAGTACACAGTGGGTATTACCAGCCTCGGCTATCAGGTGGTGTGGGCAACTTTAGCCATGCGTGAAGATGTGCAGGTGAGTCGTTTATTTACCGATATTCAGGAACAATTGCCCAGAAACCCGGAAATTGTAGGATTTTCTATTTCCTGGGAACTGGATTATGTAAATATTTTAAATTTACTGGAATCTTTAGACATTCCCATCAGGGCTACTTCCCGTAATGATTCCCATCCGATAATTTTTGGCGGTGGCCCTGTTCTCACTGCTAACCCTGAACCTTTTGCCGACTTTTTTGACATAGTTTTACTCGGAGATGGGGAAAATCTGCTACCTAATTTTATTGAGACTTACAAAGAAGTCAGAAACGCTTCTAGAGAAATTCAACTCAAAGCTTTGGCGCAAGTACCAGGAATTTATGTTCCTAGTTTGTATGCGGTGGAATATCAGGCAAAAGATGGTGAGTTAAAGTCAATTAAACCAATTTTCCCAGAAATTCCCCCAGTGGTGCAGAAGCAAACTTACCGAGGGAATATCCTATCTACATCTACTGTGGTGACGGAAAAAGCCGCATGGGAAAATATATATATGGTGGAAGTGGTGCGGAGTTGTCCCGAAATGTGCCGCTTCTGTATGGCGAGTTATCTGACTTTACCTTTTAGAACAGCCAGTTTGGAAGAGTCGTTAATTCCTGCTATTGAAAAAGGGTTAGCTGTTACAAATCGCTTGGGTTTATTGGGGGCTTCTGTAACTCAACATCCAGAGTTTGAGGCTTTGCTAGATTATATTAGTCAGCCCAAATACGATGATGTCCGTTTGAGTATAGCCTCAGTCCGAACCAATACGGTAACTGTGCAGCTTGCCGAAACTTTAGCGAAACGAGACACGCGATCGCTTACAATTGCAGTCGAGAGTGGTTCTGAAAAAGTCCGCCAAATCGTCAACAAAAAGCTGCATAATGATGAAATCATCCAAGCTGCCATCAATGCCAAGGCTGGAGGATTAAAAGGCTTGAAACTTTATGGTATGGCAGGTATCCCCGGTGAAGAACCAGAAGATTTAGAGCAAACTGTGGCAATGATGCGGAATATTAAAAAAGCTGCCCCAGGATTGCGGTTAACCTTTGGATGTAGTACATTTGTTCCCAAGGCACACACGCCATTTCAATGGTTTGGGGTAAATCGTCAAGCCGAAAAGCGGCTACAGATGCTGCAAAAACAGCTAAAACCCCAGGGGATAGAATTTCGCCCAGAAAGCTATAATTGGTCAATTATACAGGCTTTGATATCGAGAGGCGATCGCCGATTGTCCCAACTTCTAGAATTAACCCGTGAATTTGGCGATTCTTTAGGTAGCTACAAACGTGCTTTCAAACAACTCAAAGGGCAAATCCCCGACTTAGAGTATTACGTTCATAGCAACTGGTCAACAGAGCAAATCTTACCTTGGAATCACTTGCAAGGGCCGCTACCACAGTCTACACTATTGAAGCACTTGGCTGAAGCTACCAGTCATTTCAACTCAACCCCCAAAGAACTACAGCCATTAAATGCAAAATACTGCTGA
- a CDS encoding CPXCG motif-containing cysteine-rich protein, whose protein sequence is MQNTAEYYCAYCGEQNLTFIDLSAGSQQSYVEDCQVCCNPNILYVRIDEDTLDIEIETDCEG, encoded by the coding sequence ATGCAAAATACTGCTGAGTACTACTGCGCTTATTGCGGCGAACAAAACTTAACTTTTATCGATTTGAGTGCTGGGTCACAACAATCTTATGTAGAAGATTGTCAAGTTTGCTGTAACCCGAATATTTTGTATGTGCGGATTGATGAAGATACCCTAGATATAGAAATTGAGACTGATTGTGAAGGCTAA
- a CDS encoding SRPBCC family protein has translation MLHFQHSSVINAPLEVVWKFHERPDILQLLNPPWQPVQVVRREGGLEVGAITEFRLFLGLLPLTWLARHTECEKNRLFIDEQISGPFESWVHRHEFSTENGKTKLTDAVSFSMPGGGTVEFVSGWLIQAQLEAMFRYRHHVTKRECESR, from the coding sequence ATGTTGCACTTTCAACATTCTTCAGTAATTAATGCGCCACTCGAAGTAGTGTGGAAATTCCACGAAAGACCAGATATTTTGCAACTACTCAACCCACCTTGGCAACCAGTTCAAGTAGTCCGTCGTGAAGGCGGGCTAGAAGTGGGCGCTATTACTGAATTTCGTCTGTTTTTAGGGCTATTACCTTTAACTTGGTTAGCGCGTCACACTGAATGCGAAAAAAATCGCCTGTTTATTGACGAACAGATATCTGGGCCTTTTGAGTCTTGGGTACATCGACATGAATTTAGTACAGAAAATGGTAAAACCAAGTTAACTGATGCTGTTTCCTTCTCTATGCCCGGTGGTGGTACAGTTGAATTTGTCAGTGGTTGGCTCATACAAGCGCAATTAGAAGCCATGTTTCGCTATCGTCACCATGTCACAAAACGCGAGTGTGAATCACGATAA
- a CDS encoding PIN domain-containing protein, with translation MPYLVDTNVLLRSVDLSHPMNPNAVNAISMIRNSGEQLHIVPQNLIEFWNVYTRPVERNGLGRSVTETQAQVNRLKVLFPLLLDTEAIYQEWERLVVTYGVRGVNVHDARLVAAMLVHGLTHILTFNISDFVRYSEITAVNPNALS, from the coding sequence GTGCCGTATCTTGTAGATACTAATGTCTTATTAAGGAGTGTAGACCTTAGCCATCCTATGAACCCGAATGCGGTCAATGCTATTAGTATGATACGTAATAGTGGTGAACAATTGCACATCGTACCGCAAAACTTGATTGAATTTTGGAACGTCTACACACGCCCAGTCGAGAGGAATGGTTTAGGACGTAGTGTGACAGAAACACAAGCACAAGTGAATCGTTTAAAGGTGTTATTCCCATTATTACTAGATACTGAGGCAATTTATCAAGAATGGGAAAGGCTGGTAGTTACTTATGGCGTTAGAGGAGTTAACGTACATGATGCGCGACTGGTTGCAGCTATGCTGGTACATGGCTTAACTCATATCCTGACATTTAATATTAGTGATTTTGTCCGGTACTCGGAAATTACTGCGGTTAATCCTAACGCGTTATCGTGA
- a CDS encoding SDR family NAD(P)-dependent oxidoreductase — MAPTVLITGASQGIGKATALLFSRKGYNLVLTARQADTLAATAQEVQNLGHPAPLTITCDVKDPSQVDRLVQNALENYGDIDVLVNNAGIFASGPVEQFSLKDWHQVIDTNLWGYIHTIHALLPHFLQRGRGTIVNISSIGGKVPTAYMVPYCTSKFAVTGLTETLQAELQPKGIQVCGIYPNLIKSNFMERAVFRGEDEQEIQTRREQLDNVLKTPVVEKPEDVANAIWDAVQHQKSDVMVGSANVSQGLYRLFPGLMKWVSRQTLKNQDS; from the coding sequence ATGGCTCCTACAGTATTAATTACAGGTGCGTCTCAAGGCATCGGCAAAGCAACGGCTCTGTTATTTTCCCGCAAAGGTTATAATCTCGTACTTACAGCGCGTCAAGCTGACACATTGGCAGCCACAGCCCAAGAGGTGCAAAACCTTGGTCATCCCGCACCATTAACGATTACTTGCGATGTCAAAGATCCATCTCAGGTAGATAGATTAGTGCAGAACGCATTGGAAAATTATGGTGATATCGATGTTCTGGTAAATAATGCAGGTATCTTTGCATCAGGGCCAGTAGAACAATTTTCTCTCAAAGATTGGCATCAAGTTATAGACACTAATCTTTGGGGATATATTCATACCATCCATGCCCTTCTGCCTCATTTTCTGCAACGGGGAAGGGGAACCATAGTTAATATCAGTTCTATCGGGGGTAAAGTACCTACGGCTTACATGGTTCCTTACTGTACGAGTAAATTTGCGGTGACCGGGTTAACAGAAACACTGCAAGCAGAGTTACAGCCAAAAGGTATTCAAGTTTGTGGGATTTATCCGAATTTAATCAAGAGTAATTTTATGGAACGGGCAGTTTTTCGAGGTGAGGATGAACAAGAAATCCAAACTCGACGCGAACAGCTTGATAATGTGCTGAAAACTCCTGTAGTTGAGAAGCCAGAAGATGTAGCCAATGCTATTTGGGATGCAGTCCAGCATCAAAAATCAGATGTCATGGTTGGTTCTGCTAATGTGTCTCAGGGTTTATATCGTTTATTTCCTGGTTTAATGAAGTGGGTTTCTCGGCAAACTTTGAAAAATCAAGATAGTTAA
- a CDS encoding chlorophyll a/b-binding protein, translating into MGLYPSDATETAYNDKDRNALKFGFTPQSELWNGRLAMIGFFAYLLWDANGYSVVREVIKFVS; encoded by the coding sequence ATGGGACTTTATCCTAGTGATGCCACTGAAACCGCTTACAATGACAAAGACCGTAACGCCTTGAAATTTGGGTTTACGCCTCAATCTGAACTTTGGAATGGACGCTTGGCGATGATCGGTTTTTTCGCTTACCTACTTTGGGATGCCAACGGCTACAGTGTAGTGCGGGAAGTCATCAAGTTCGTTTCCTAA
- the crtW gene encoding beta-carotene ketolase CrtW — MIQLEQPPLPQIKIITTPAVKSKPQFWGIFMAIAIISVWAISLGLLLYLDISQFKFWMVLPIIFWQTFLYTGLFITAHDAMHGVVFPKNPQINHFIGSLCLFLYGLLPYQKLLKKHWLHHHNPASETDPDFHNGKHKNFFAWYLYFMKRYWSWRQIITLMIIYNIVKYVWHLPEDNLTYFWVIPSILSSLQLFYFGTFLPHSEPAEGYKDPHRSQTISRPIWWSFITCYHFGYHYEHHEYPHVPWWQLPEIYKMSK; from the coding sequence GTGATCCAGTTAGAACAACCACCATTACCTCAAATAAAAATCATTACCACACCAGCAGTGAAAAGTAAACCTCAGTTCTGGGGAATTTTCATGGCGATCGCCATTATTAGTGTATGGGCGATCAGCTTGGGTTTGTTACTTTATCTTGATATATCCCAATTCAAATTTTGGATGGTGTTGCCGATCATATTTTGGCAAACATTTTTATATACGGGATTATTTATTACAGCTCATGATGCCATGCATGGGGTGGTTTTTCCAAAAAATCCCCAAATCAACCATTTCATCGGCTCATTGTGCCTGTTTCTTTATGGTCTTTTACCTTATCAAAAACTTTTAAAAAAGCATTGGTTACATCACCATAATCCAGCCAGTGAAACAGATCCAGATTTTCACAACGGAAAGCATAAAAACTTCTTTGCTTGGTATTTATATTTTATGAAGCGTTACTGGAGTTGGCGACAAATTATTACATTAATGATTATTTATAACATCGTCAAATATGTATGGCATCTTCCAGAGGATAATCTCACTTATTTTTGGGTAATTCCCTCAATTTTAAGTTCCTTACAATTATTTTATTTTGGGACTTTTTTACCCCATAGTGAGCCGGCAGAAGGTTATAAAGACCCTCATCGTTCCCAAACTATTAGCCGCCCAATTTGGTGGTCATTCATAACTTGTTACCATTTTGGTTACCATTACGAACATCACGAATACCCTCATGTTCCTTGGTGGCAGTTACCAGAAATTTATAAAATGTCTAAATAA
- a CDS encoding DUF2834 domain-containing protein produces the protein MLRKIAFSLLWLGFLTYAFLLAPPDQPDTFELIQNLSLGKWQGINPLVIALFNLMGIWPVIYSAVLFFDGRGQKIPAWPFATAAFAVGAFALLPYLALREPNQEFSGEKNLWLKLLDSRITGLILTIAAVILVASGLQGDWGNFVQQWQTSRFIHVMSLDFCVLSLLFPALLGDDMARRGMKNQPLFWLITLIPLFGPLIYLSVRSACSSASLSPQVGRSPSPLPSNPQ, from the coding sequence ATGCTCAGAAAAATTGCCTTTAGTCTACTATGGTTGGGATTTCTTACCTATGCTTTTCTCCTGGCTCCTCCCGATCAACCTGATACATTTGAGTTAATTCAAAATCTTTCTCTTGGTAAATGGCAAGGTATTAACCCCCTAGTCATCGCATTATTCAACCTCATGGGTATCTGGCCTGTAATTTACAGTGCCGTCTTGTTTTTTGATGGTAGAGGGCAAAAAATACCAGCTTGGCCATTTGCTACTGCTGCTTTTGCCGTTGGGGCTTTTGCCTTATTGCCTTATTTAGCTTTACGGGAACCAAATCAGGAGTTTTCTGGTGAAAAGAATCTCTGGCTCAAGTTGCTAGATTCTCGGATTACTGGTTTGATTTTGACTATAGCCGCAGTGATTCTAGTCGCATCTGGTTTACAAGGAGATTGGGGAAATTTTGTGCAGCAGTGGCAAACCAGCCGCTTCATCCATGTGATGAGTTTAGACTTCTGCGTACTTTCTCTCTTATTTCCCGCATTATTGGGAGATGATATGGCACGTCGGGGGATGAAAAATCAGCCATTATTCTGGTTAATCACCTTGATTCCCCTATTCGGCCCACTGATTTATTTATCTGTGCGATCTGCTTGCAGCAGCGCTTCGCTATCGCCGCAGGTGGGGCGTAGCCCATCGCCTTTACCTTCAAACCCCCAATAA
- the hrcA gene encoding heat-inducible transcriptional repressor HrcA — protein sequence MQVQLTNRQQHILWATVRHYIATAEPVGSKALVDDYNLGVSSATIRNVMGVLEKSGLLYQPHTSAGRIPSDSGYRIYVDQLITPGLREATRTDVLAKEVELALQNRLHWEDWSLEAVLQGAAQILATVSGCISLITMPQTTTAILRHLQLVQIEANKIMLIVVTDSYETHSKLMNLSPTEEEAKLDPEGIDHELQIVSNFLNTHLRGRSLLELATLDWSELDQEFQRYGDFLKGSVAELTRRNLTPTTTQIMVRGVAEVLRQPEFSQLQQAQTIIHLLEEEQEQLWRLIFEEPEGEEVGKSRVTVRIGTENPLEPIRTCTLITSTYRRGLLPVGSVGVLGPTRLDYESAIAVVAAAADYLSEAFS from the coding sequence ATGCAAGTCCAGTTAACGAATCGACAACAGCATATACTTTGGGCAACAGTACGCCACTATATCGCGACAGCAGAGCCTGTAGGTTCAAAAGCTTTGGTTGATGACTATAACCTGGGTGTAAGTTCAGCCACAATTCGGAATGTGATGGGTGTGTTAGAAAAATCTGGTTTACTTTACCAGCCACACACCTCTGCTGGACGAATACCTTCAGACTCAGGCTATCGCATTTATGTTGACCAGTTAATTACACCTGGTCTGCGAGAGGCGACGCGAACGGATGTTTTAGCCAAAGAGGTAGAACTAGCGCTGCAAAATCGTCTCCACTGGGAAGATTGGAGTTTGGAAGCCGTACTACAAGGTGCAGCGCAAATTTTAGCAACCGTGAGTGGCTGCATTAGCTTGATTACTATGCCGCAAACCACGACAGCAATTTTGCGACATCTGCAATTAGTGCAAATTGAAGCCAACAAAATCATGCTGATTGTGGTCACAGACTCTTATGAAACCCATTCCAAGCTGATGAATTTGTCACCAACCGAGGAAGAAGCCAAACTTGATCCAGAGGGAATAGATCATGAATTGCAGATTGTCTCTAACTTTTTGAATACCCACTTGCGGGGGCGCAGTCTCTTGGAATTAGCCACTCTGGACTGGAGTGAGTTGGATCAAGAGTTTCAACGTTATGGCGACTTCTTGAAAGGTTCAGTTGCAGAATTAACCCGCCGCAATCTCACACCAACTACAACCCAAATTATGGTGCGGGGGGTAGCAGAAGTTTTGCGTCAGCCAGAATTTTCGCAATTACAGCAAGCACAGACAATTATCCACCTGCTGGAAGAAGAACAAGAGCAACTGTGGCGATTAATCTTTGAAGAACCGGAAGGGGAAGAGGTGGGTAAGTCCAGGGTAACCGTTCGCATTGGGACAGAAAACCCCCTAGAACCGATACGCACCTGCACCTTAATTACTTCTACCTATCGCCGAGGTTTGCTACCTGTAGGAAGTGTGGGAGTTTTGGGGCCGACACGCCTGGATTATGAAAGTGCGATCGCAGTTGTCGCGGCTGCGGCTGATTACCTCTCTGAAGCTTTTAGTTAA